A window from Mangifera indica cultivar Alphonso chromosome 2, CATAS_Mindica_2.1, whole genome shotgun sequence encodes these proteins:
- the LOC123209569 gene encoding pentatricopeptide repeat-containing protein At2g27800, mitochondrial-like isoform X2 produces MIVVGRDRLRRIFCDGSFNKQLCSIYQSRRQDFHYSKILSGYNAFPSFTSLIQYHVMSCFWNPMSETLKPVQYLCRTRFNPHSKVSSNASLCCFYSTKGPTRSLRRRISKRSKVNNKRTLDEAQFQSAVSQLPPRFNNEDLCNLITLQEDPLVCLELFNWASQHSRFRHDLSTYHIIIKKLGAAKMYQEMDDVVNQVLAVPYVGSEALYNTIIYFFTEARKLTRAVNIFKHMKNSRNLECRPSIRTYNSLFTAFLSRGKNSYINHMYMETIRCLFKQMVNDGIEPDIFSLNSMIKGYVLSNHVNDALRIFHQMSVVYNCQPNSFSYDYLIHGLCVQSRTKNAKELCDEMKKRGFVPSCRSYNSLVNALALNGEVEEAVNYLWEMIEKQRSVDFITYRTVLDEICRRSRDGEAMKLLKELKDKDFVDQDTYSKLQCVLRDDFADSNRGNHFR; encoded by the exons ATGATTGTCGTTGGCAGAGATAGGTTGAGGCGTATTTTCTGTGATGGGAGTTTTAACAAACAGTTATGTTCCATCTATCAATCTCGTCGACAAGATTTTCATTACTCTAAAATTTTGTCCGGTTATAATGCATTTCCATCTTTTACCTCACTGATACAATATCATGTTATGTCTTGTTTTTGGAATCCCATGAGCGAAACTCTAAAGCCTGTACAGTATTTATGCCGAACCCGGTTTAACCCACATTCTAAAGTTTCTTCAAATGCtagtttatgttgtttttaCTCAACTAAAGGGCCAACAAGGTCCTTGAGGAGAAGGATTAGTAAAAGATCGAAAGTTAACAACAAGCGTACCCTTGATGAAGCTCAATTTCAATCAGCAGTGTCTCAACTCCCTCCGAGGTTTAATAATGAAGATCTGTGCAACCTTATAACTCTTCAAGAGGACCCCTTGGTGTGTTTGGAGCTATTCAACTGGGCATCGCAGCATTCCAGGTTTAGGCATGATTTGTCCACTTACCACATCATCATAAAGAAACTTGGTGCAGCAAAAATGTACCAAGAAATGGATGATGTAGTTAATCAAGTGCTTGCAGTTCCTTATGTTGGTTCTGAGGCTCTTTACAAtacaataatctattttttcacAGAAGCTAGGAAGTTGACTAGAGCTGTAAATATATTTAAGCATATGAAGAATAGCAGGAACTTGGAATGTAGACCTTCAATAAGGACCTACAATAGTCTATTCACAGCATTTTTGAGTAGAGGAAAAAATTcctatataaatcatatgtatATGGAGACGATTAGGTGCTTGTTCAAGCAAATGGTCAACGATGGGATTGAACCTGACATTTTTTCATTGAATTCTATGATAAAAGGGTACGTGCTTTCAAATCACGTTAATGATGCTCTTAGGATATTTCATCAGATGAGTGTGGTTTATAACTGTCAGCCCAACTCATTTTCCTATGATTATTTAATCCATGGGCTATGTGTCCAAAGTCGAACAAAGAATGCTAAGGAATTGTGTGATGAGATGAAGAAAAGGGGGTTTGTTCCAAGTTGTAGATCATATAACTCACTTGTGAATGCATTGGCTCTTAATGGGGAGGTTGAGGAGGCAGTGAATTATCTGTGGGAGATGATTGAGAAGCAGAGGTCTGTTGATTTCATTACATATAGGACAGTCTTAGATGAGATCTGCAGACGAAGCAGGGATGGAGAAGCCATGAAACTGCTGAAGGAATTGAAAGACAAAGACTTTGTTGATCAGGATACTTACTCAAAGCTTCAATGTGTTCTAAGAGATGACTTTGCAGATTCAAACAGGGGAAACCACTTCAG ATGA
- the LOC123209569 gene encoding pentatricopeptide repeat-containing protein At2g27800, mitochondrial-like isoform X1, with protein sequence MIVVGRDRLRRIFCDGSFNKQLCSIYQSRRQDFHYSKILSGYNAFPSFTSLIQYHVMSCFWNPMSETLKPVQYLCRTRFNPHSKVSSNASLCCFYSTKGPTRSLRRRISKRSKVNNKRTLDEAQFQSAVSQLPPRFNNEDLCNLITLQEDPLVCLELFNWASQHSRFRHDLSTYHIIIKKLGAAKMYQEMDDVVNQVLAVPYVGSEALYNTIIYFFTEARKLTRAVNIFKHMKNSRNLECRPSIRTYNSLFTAFLSRGKNSYINHMYMETIRCLFKQMVNDGIEPDIFSLNSMIKGYVLSNHVNDALRIFHQMSVVYNCQPNSFSYDYLIHGLCVQSRTKNAKELCDEMKKRGFVPSCRSYNSLVNALALNGEVEEAVNYLWEMIEKQRSVDFITYRTVLDEICRRSRDGEAMKLLKELKDKDFVDQDTYSKLQCVLRDDFADSNRGNHFSAVT encoded by the exons ATGATTGTCGTTGGCAGAGATAGGTTGAGGCGTATTTTCTGTGATGGGAGTTTTAACAAACAGTTATGTTCCATCTATCAATCTCGTCGACAAGATTTTCATTACTCTAAAATTTTGTCCGGTTATAATGCATTTCCATCTTTTACCTCACTGATACAATATCATGTTATGTCTTGTTTTTGGAATCCCATGAGCGAAACTCTAAAGCCTGTACAGTATTTATGCCGAACCCGGTTTAACCCACATTCTAAAGTTTCTTCAAATGCtagtttatgttgtttttaCTCAACTAAAGGGCCAACAAGGTCCTTGAGGAGAAGGATTAGTAAAAGATCGAAAGTTAACAACAAGCGTACCCTTGATGAAGCTCAATTTCAATCAGCAGTGTCTCAACTCCCTCCGAGGTTTAATAATGAAGATCTGTGCAACCTTATAACTCTTCAAGAGGACCCCTTGGTGTGTTTGGAGCTATTCAACTGGGCATCGCAGCATTCCAGGTTTAGGCATGATTTGTCCACTTACCACATCATCATAAAGAAACTTGGTGCAGCAAAAATGTACCAAGAAATGGATGATGTAGTTAATCAAGTGCTTGCAGTTCCTTATGTTGGTTCTGAGGCTCTTTACAAtacaataatctattttttcacAGAAGCTAGGAAGTTGACTAGAGCTGTAAATATATTTAAGCATATGAAGAATAGCAGGAACTTGGAATGTAGACCTTCAATAAGGACCTACAATAGTCTATTCACAGCATTTTTGAGTAGAGGAAAAAATTcctatataaatcatatgtatATGGAGACGATTAGGTGCTTGTTCAAGCAAATGGTCAACGATGGGATTGAACCTGACATTTTTTCATTGAATTCTATGATAAAAGGGTACGTGCTTTCAAATCACGTTAATGATGCTCTTAGGATATTTCATCAGATGAGTGTGGTTTATAACTGTCAGCCCAACTCATTTTCCTATGATTATTTAATCCATGGGCTATGTGTCCAAAGTCGAACAAAGAATGCTAAGGAATTGTGTGATGAGATGAAGAAAAGGGGGTTTGTTCCAAGTTGTAGATCATATAACTCACTTGTGAATGCATTGGCTCTTAATGGGGAGGTTGAGGAGGCAGTGAATTATCTGTGGGAGATGATTGAGAAGCAGAGGTCTGTTGATTTCATTACATATAGGACAGTCTTAGATGAGATCTGCAGACGAAGCAGGGATGGAGAAGCCATGAAACTGCTGAAGGAATTGAAAGACAAAGACTTTGTTGATCAGGATACTTACTCAAAGCTTCAATGTGTTCTAAGAGATGACTTTGCAGATTCAAACAGGGGAAACCACTTCAG TGCCGTTACCTAA